The stretch of DNA TAAGGGGTTCAATGCAGATTTTGATGGAGATCAAATGGCTGTTCATGTACCCTTATCTTTGGAGGCTCAAGTGGAGGCCCGTTTACTTATGTTTTCTCATATGAATCTTTTATCTCCGGCTATTGGGGATCCCATTTCTGTACCAACCCAAGATATGCTTATTGGACTCTATGTATTAACGAGCGAAAATCGTCGAGGTATTTGTCTAAATAGGTATACTAAGTGGAATCGTAGAAACTCTCAAACTAAAAGAAGTGACAATAGTAATTATAAGTATAAGAAAGAGCCCGTTTTTTGTAATTCCTATGATGCAATTGGAGCTTATCGACAGAAACGAATCAATTTAGATAGTCCTTTATGGCTCCGGTGGAGACTAGATCAACGCGTTATTACTTCAAGAGAAACTCCCATCGAAACTAAAAACTGAtaattggactgcacatttatgtttatattatatttaggaaaaatgtcaaataagccactgaacttatcgtttTTGTGTAATTGGACCAtttaacttaaaaagtgtgcaattcaaccatcaaacaattGGGCCtctgaacttaaaaagtgtgcaaattcaatcatcaaacaagcaaaatttgtgcaattagaccatttttacaaaaaagtttaattcaatttgagttaaaaacatttcaatattgactcccaactagtatggtagaagaaaatgtcactcttaatacatatatgttagtaatataattggattttaccactggtccaattgcacaaattttgcttgtttgatgattgaattgcacactttttaagttcaatgacccaattacacaaaagcaataagttcagtggcctatttgacacttttttcttatatttatgctcaacaccAATGCTATCATTTCTCCTCTAGTGtatcttttctttatttatatacacacactgacacacacatatatacatatgaatatattatatatgcccGTAAGCACTGGCTGCACTGCACATTAAAATTGTTGAAGTTGTAAGCACCTGCAAAGTAATGGAACACATTTTTACATctattttgacatttttgtttgttttcttatCGGTTTCTCTGCATTCAAACATCAATATATCATTATGACAATTTATTATATcaagaataaattatttcttatgGGAAATTGTAATacataatgtaatatttttaattaaaatataatatttaagggttaaaataattattttggaaaaaaaatgtaatgctaATGATGAcaaattgattaattgttaTTCCGAattaattataaagaaaaatgtaatattttggtGAAAAgtgtaataatgtaatattaggGACTCAACTCTCTCATCCGTGAGAGAGTTGTCAAATGATAgatgaaatatttaaaataatggaAATGAATAACAGGTTTTATATATTGAGTGTAAATGAATAACAGGTTTTATATATTAAGTGTATAACAGATTTtatatattgagtgtatattgtcaaatgaaattatagttaattaaaatgatacttaatGAAATTGGATAGCATGcacatattgaatgtatattgtcaagTGAAATTGTAAtgctgtaatgaaactacaatgcaCTGGcatataaatgaaactacaatgtagaaactacaatgtatataaaatgaaaccgaATACGTTTGAGTGTACATTGTCAagtgtaatgaaactacaatgcactgcatataaatgaaactacaatgtatataaaatgaaaccgaATACgttttatataaaatgaaaccgaATACGTTATAAAAACAGAAGTAGTTGGACAGAAAGGGAAAAGGGTGATGTTTcctttcattaaaagaaacaacaCCCCCTTTTGAACCATGATCCATAGTAAAAATTTTCATCCCTATCTCTTGCCTTGCACCCCTCCCTTCTTGGGCTTGGCCAcaaaccaaataaataaaataaaatgaaataaataaaagtccCAACTCGAATAAccacatcaatatatatatatatattgtaatggatacataatttattaactgaaagtGTAAAATACGTTAACTGCAAGTGTCGTTTTGGACTAAGGTCCACAAATTAACAATTGCATTACTAATAATATCTCGtgtttaattatattgaaaatgatattggtgaatcaattgttataccatggatcatggttcatCTTACATTGTGTAGTCtagtccaaaaattatgtgtctgttgttaatatattatgtggattcaattaataaaatatgtgactgtaaataaattgaatgcacATATTATGCGTTTGTAGTTAATATACATATTATGTGTACctccaatttatttataggcacataatttgttaattgcatGTGCATAATATGTTTATTGGTGACACttaatttgaatgtcattttagttCAAGGTCCACCTTGCTTTGTGGATCTTGGCCCTTTGTATAACTTACCTTGGTGAATAATTTAGGTTTTAGCCAAGCACTTTGTACTCAAATAGCACCTCTGTGACTCCCATTGAAGGAAGGTCATAGGATTGAATCCTGATAGTGGAGTATTGACTCTTTAGACTGCAACAGATAGAGAAAGTATAGAGCACATACTATCTTGTAATAGAATTAATAGTACTCGAAAAGAGTAAATTGCGTaccaaaagaaatattaaactgAAATTGGGCCACTGAAATTGATTGATCCATTAATTAAACAACTAGATGGGCTTAGATTGGGCCAGTGACGTTAATTGAACTAATTTATTTGTCTAATTAGGTTAATTAGATTAGATAAATTCATTTAAACCAATATATGCATGCTGGATGATGTATTGGAGTGTTCTCAATTATGAATGATTTTTCGGCTAAATTGAAGTGCTAAACATATAGAGGATTATCAGGTTAGAATTTGCACAACTGATATTGTTTCAATCAagattatatttgatataaggTTTATTCTGGTTACAAATTTGAGACATTTAAGTTcaaatatatgattataaatcTAAACATAATCCTATCTTAATGAGGTTGGAAAAAGTCAAATTTGAATTCTTGGAGTTTGGCTCCAAAATGTTGAACTGGGGaaaaacaacaaattatatcgtggatcataGTATATCTTTTAtgatggaccatggtccaaaacaatttcattttatattaagtGTCAATTATTGCTTCATATTTAACAACATTATCATGTACTAGTTCAATTTGTTTCATATATCCATAAATCTAAACATTAATATCCATTAACACTAAACTAAATGTATATCATATCCAATAGTAAATTCATAATGTTActttatatgttcataaaaaaaaaagtttaatatacataaacattaTACAACAAATGCATCATTAATAATGACAAATTATAATGGCTAGTTTCAATACAATTAGTTTTTGTCATTGGGAGGTTAGCGAACTCAATTGCCCACGCTTTAACTAAGACTGCGAGCTCTCAATCTAATCCTAGGACCTGAAACCATATTTCACTGGACTTTATCGTacgtttaatttcttgatagtAATAATATTTCGTTAGTGTTtgactttcaaaaaaattataatttcactGTAAATTGTGCATGGATTAtctaaatgattttatttatataaatatatctttataacattaatttttttttaaatcaaagtaTTGCATAGGTTGACCTCtagttataaattaattaatagatatGAAGTTACGAACACAACCCAAAGAGAGATAGATGACACATACACTAATTCTACAGTAAGTAGTACGAACactgtcaaaaaaaaaaatacaaaaacaaattgTACGCATTTATTCCAagaatcctttttttttttccattttgtaAGCGTTTTTTCCATTGTACGCGTTTTCCattaatacaaaaacaaattgTACGcgttttttccattttctttttctgatCTTTTTTAGAAATCCtctaataagttttttttgaaggttaaacaattaaacaattatatAGACAACGCGTTTTTCCCATTTCCATTAATAAGTTTTTCTGATCTTTTTTAGAAGAagtaaaattaaacaattaaattgtttaaacaATCAACAGtaacaacaaaattttaagtttgacttcTTACTAGAGTTGTCTATTCATGGTCCTTtcaaatgttaaaataaaaaatctctcCCTATCTTTCTTGTCTAGGGGTGTAAAAAATCGAATCAAGCCAAATATCTTactattcgattcgaattcgactATTTTGAGAATTATTCATATTcgtatttgataaatatttaaatttaaaattttattcgtaTTCAATTTAGCTacattattcgaatatattcgacTTAATTCGAATTTAATTTAGTTACATTATTCAAGTTGTAAAAGGATAAATATAGCCGGATTGCAATTGAAGAGATCCAAATTACACAAATGTTGAACTAACCGACCCGGGTCAAATTAAGTATTGGCGTATTGTGCCACGTGAACCTACTCATAAAACATGCATGTCACGTGAGCCTCCTCATTAAAACTCGTCCACCTACATTATCTTTCAAAATCAGTGATTGGCGCAAAAGGTTaaaatcacccaaaaaaacaatGACCCTTAAATagataatatgatatatattggtATAAGAAGTAAATATTTGTTGATATTCGTTATCTTGTGTTTATCTATTTTTGTTATGTTATTATTAGATTTATAATCCTTTCctttaataatgataaaagtCATTATCATCTCTTAACAAACTTTTGaacattgaaataaaaaaaaaagtaagaaataatataaaaaaatattaatttttatgcattcaatatggaactttaatatatacacacatatatgtgtgtatatataatgattactaccaaacaaaatgACTATACTACTTTtgaaactaaatttataaatcttataaatgtttaacatgataataaaattacttaTTTTTGTTAGTTGCTCATGAATTGACCTACCATGCCCAGTGTTGCGCATGAggtataaagaaaatatatttaaggattaaatatttaaaaaaaaaaactaattaagtgACAATAAGGAATGAATATTAAGGGTATGTTTAGGGACCAGAAATAATGCATGAATGAATATTAAGGGTATGTTTAGGAACTAGAAATAATGCAGTATTTGGATGTGCCTGAAAAATGcagtcaatgaaaaatatttttcgttgaCGAGGGAAAATATGATCattttggcggaagtcattttccacccCACTCAAAACAAGATTTCCGGCGGAAAGAAACcaatgttgttgttttttttaatatataaaattatatttaatattattataaatattttatattcttaataaaataattaaaatatttaattatacaattctactcatttttatAGAAAATGTACAAAACACATCAGGACAGTTTTCCtgaatgcaaccaaacattgaaaatattttttttaaatggctCATTCTCCAAAGTCGTTTTCCTGATTTTATGaaatcttttattaattatcatatCTTTACATAATTAAACCGTagcaaaattaattaaaccacTAATATGTGATGTAAGGCTATCCTTATCACAACAAGTGAACCCCTTTCAAGATGATgtggatttttattttctttttttttgttttattttattagcttATGTGGCTTGCAAGCTTGCTATAATAGCAAGTTTGCAATTGATTTTTagttctttttctattttttatttgttattttattattatgtttataatataaaagaCAGGTGAGACTACTTTTAAAAGTGGGAGAGTATTGCAAGGGTGTAGAGAAAATAGTCGGGGGTGTATTCGatcaagacttttaaagactgtcaaagacttttatcaacttttaaaattttggaggtattcaatttagacttttaaagactctttaacAATCTTTAAAAGTTTACCAGTATTGGATTCAGACTTCtatagagtctttaaaagtctactggtattcaaaaagttattaactttcatagacTTTGTTAGAATAGGATTTCTAGACTCTATCATAATAGAATTTCTAAACTCTGTCAGAATATGATTTCTATAGATTGTTTTcctcattaatataaatagatgaaattcAACCCTctaaccccaaacttttcaacattctctacaaacttttttcctctatctaaaccaaacaaacatttcatcaattttacggtacgtttcaaaCCTTTCTTAAATATGTATATACTTTGCTACGAAAAGTTATTATTTGCAAATGTTCAGAGCAAAATTTGTTAGTGCAAACAAAAATAAGGTGATAGAATATCGCAGAGATaaggattatattattatatatttgtggcATTCAGGgacaaaatatttgaataaaataatgtgTTTAAATAGTATACTTTACTTTTTAAAACCTTAGACAATCATATAAGAGATCtgagtgaaatattaataatatatttgttttgtatATGATTAATTTATCTGAAGCAGATTACACGGGACCAAAGTCAAAGTACTATTTATCTGGCAGAGAAAAAATTGGTATGCCACTAAAGGCGATCGGGAAAACTAACAGAGTGAGTCGTTGTTACGGAGTTTTTGAGTATTTAAGCGGAGAAGAGAGAGTTCTTTCGAAACTCAACTTCTTTCTTTGCTTTGTGTTTTGATCAGATAAGTACACACTTCtgttaaagtttttttttgtaaataataaataaataacaaaccCCGGCCTTCAAAGATGGGATTCGACAGAGAACTGGAGATGGGGGATTACCGAGGCGAGGGGGGTAAGGCGGCGGCCGATAAGGCAGATATCGATGCTTGGCTTCCGGTAGGCTCCGAACGTACTGGGACGTGGTGGTATTCCACCTTCCACAATGTCACCGCCATGGTCGGCGCCGGTGTTCTTAGCCTCCCTTACGCCATGTCCGAGATGGGATGGTatgtatctatctatctatatatcattatgtatatatatttttttccttcctttcgTTTCTCTGATCTGATCGATCGGAATtcattgaaattattattagattagagtttaaattttcaatatatgcatgtatgtacGTGCTGGTTGGTGTTGGGACGGGGAATTGTTCGTCCTTGATGTCAGGATTCAAGTCCAGCGTTCGATGGTTGCGGGAATTTGTCAGGCGGAGGTCGGTAAAGACCAAGTCTAACACCCAGACGAAGGCAGATAACGCCCATGACCCATTGATGGAGAAGGATAGACGGAGGGTGGTGGCCGGTAAtagccaagtctagcacccggCTAGAGCCCTGTTAGgctagggttagggttaggggattattgggccaataaaaatttagtttagCGGGCTTAAAAGGCCTGATCCAGCAACTAATTGTTGGACAGAGGCCAGTAAAGACCAAAGATggtaaaatacataaaatataaattcagCCCTTGCGAATTGGTAAGTGTTTGATCCTAATTCCTAACTAACATGAGATATATGTATAAACAGGGGTCCTGGAGTGGCAATGATGGTGCTATCATGGGCGATAACACTATACACGCTGTACCAGATGGTGGAGATGCACGAATGCGTGCCGGGGAGGAGATTCGACAGGTACTACGAGCTAGGTCAGTACGCGTTCGGGGAGAGGCTCGGCCTCTTCATCGTGGTGCCCCAACAGGCTCTCGTCGAGATCAGTCTCTGCATCATATACATGGTCACCGGCGGCTCCTCAATCCAGAAAGTCCACGAGCTCCTCTGCCACGGTTGCAAGCCCATCAAGCTCTCCTACTTCATCCTCATGTTCTCCAGCGTCCAATTCGTGGTCGCCTACCTGCCCAACTTAAGCTCGGTCGGCCTCGTCTCCCTAACCGCGGCCGTCATGTCCGTCTCCTACTCCACCATCGCCTGGGGGTCGGCCCTGCACAAGTGGATCGAGTCGTCCGTGGTGGACTACGGGCCGAGGGGCACGAAGAAGGTCGATAATGTGTTCATGTTCATGAGCGCGTTGGGGGACATGGCGTTTTCTTATGCGGGTCATAACGTGGTCTTGGAGATCCAGGCCACCATCCCATCCACCCCGGAAAACCCTTCCAAGAAGGCCATGTGGAAAGGCGTGGTTATTGCTTATATAGTCGTGGCTATGTGCTATTGGCCCGTTGCCTTCATTGGCTACCTCGCCCTGGGTAACAAAGTCGATGACAACATCCTTCTCACCCTCGAAAAGCCCGTTTGGCTCATCGCTGCTGCTAACATTTTTGTGGTTATCCATGTTGTTGGAAGCTACCAGGTATACACAAACACAACAACTTCTCTTCAATCTTCAATTACATACTGATTATTGGGGTGAGCATTTCAGTTCGGGTCATTCCAGTATAATCGAATTGGTTCAagtttagtttattattaaaaattgagggaattTATGGTTGTTAGTTCagttaaaaattgaattgaattgaaaaattaattggtttatatatagttatatatttatttatatcaaaaatgattttttatattCTGAAATTTATCCAAGTATATATACTAAATCCCCAATACCCTAAACcttaatttttacaattattCTATATTCTATgttattttcttaatatttcCCTGCGAGTGGCAGACTGTGCTGTTGGAGGTTGGAGGCTGGTGAAGAGGTTTGTTTGGATTTGGTTTGGACTTATTTAAGATTGAGAAATGTGTATTGTTTACTTTTGTTTAgattttagaatttaaattattagtgaaaataaatGAAAGCGAAATT from Ipomoea triloba cultivar NCNSP0323 chromosome 7, ASM357664v1 encodes:
- the LOC116024643 gene encoding lysine histidine transporter 2-like, whose translation is MGFDRELEMGDYRGEGGKAAADKADIDAWLPVGSERTGTWWYSTFHNVTAMVGAGVLSLPYAMSEMGWGPGVAMMVLSWAITLYTLYQMVEMHECVPGRRFDRYYELGQYAFGERLGLFIVVPQQALVEISLCIIYMVTGGSSIQKVHELLCHGCKPIKLSYFILMFSSVQFVVAYLPNLSSVGLVSLTAAVMSVSYSTIAWGSALHKWIESSVVDYGPRGTKKVDNVFMFMSALGDMAFSYAGHNVVLEIQATIPSTPENPSKKAMWKGVVIAYIVVAMCYWPVAFIGYLALGNKVDDNILLTLEKPVWLIAAANIFVVIHVVGSYQVYAMLMFDMIETYAVKTLKFKPTMTLRVTTRSLFVAFTLFVGISVPFFGGLLGFFGGFAFAPTTYFIPCIMWLIIKKPKRFGVSWFLNWLFIFIGVSLTIFAPIGGLYSIVKSAKTYHFYQ